The Sphingobacteriales bacterium nucleotide sequence TAAAGATAATACGTTGTTTTCAAGTTCATTAAATGCAACCAATGATGAGTGTAATAGTTATAGACAAGAAATAATAGATTTATCTTCAACATGGGGACAAGAGTATGGTCTTTCAATAAAACATAAATCTAATGTAAATTATACAGGTATTCTGATTGATAATATACAATTCTACAAACAATATAATACAGATTTAGAGCTAAATGTTTTAAATGTTCCTACAGGAGATATCATTAGTGGTACTTATCCAATCAATATTAGATTAAATAATATTGGACAAACGGATATAACAAGCTATATAGTTTATATGTCTATTAATTCTACAAATTACGAAATACCACTAACAAACCTAATTGGTGCAGAATCAAGCATTGATATAGAAGATATATTAAATATAATTGGTGTTAATTATAACTTTGAAACAGGACAAACTTATAATATTGAAATTGGAGTTGGAGTTGCAGGAGATCAAAATCTTATAAATAATTTATATAACCTTACAATTAATGTGCTTGATTGTAACCCATATGCTGGCACATATATTGTAGGCAATGTTCCTGATGCTACGTTTACAACTATTCAACAAGCAATTGATGCATTGGTAGCATGCAAAATAAATGGAGATGTACAGTTAATTATTGATGGAAATAATGGAGACTTTGAAGAACAAATCTTAATACCTTATATACCTAAGATAGGCAGTCAAACATACAAAGTAATTTTAAATGGAATAAATAATGCAAAGGTAATAAATAACCAAGTAACAGGTGGCAATAAAGCAACCATAAAAATATTATATTCAACAAATATAATAATAAAGAATTTAGAAATTGTACATAATTCTAATATTGATACAGGTGCGTGCGTACACATTACAAAGGGTTCTATAAATATATCAATTGATAGTTGCTCACTTAATAATAGTACGAATAACGAATACCAAACAGGATTGTTAATCGGCAGTTTTGATGATTATATTATTTATTCATTTAATTATAATAATGTATATTGTTCAGATTGTAATTTGAAGAACTCAACAGTAAATGTAGCTAATATAGGAGTGTATATTTCAAATGTAAATAATATTAGTTCACAAAATGCGAGTAGTGGCGTATTTAATTCAGAAATAACAGCAAAAAATATTGGCGTACATACAAAAAAAACAGTTAATGTAAAGATTGAAAAATCTACAATTACTGCAAGTGGAAAAGTTGTTATAGTTGAGGAGTGCTATGCATCAATAATTAATAGAAATATTTTAAAATCGAATTCAGCTACAGATGTATTGTATTATAAAAATACAACAGATTTTTTGGCATCCGTAATCTTTTTTATATTGAATATTTCTAATAACATAACAAATAATTTTATTATACACAAGTCAAATGATGTGTCATGTAATGGAATATCAATAGATAATAGTGATGGAATATTTATACATAACAATAGTATAAGTATGAATGGAGGAACATTTTCCAAAGCATATTACTCAAATTATGAAGATGGTGCAAGGGTCTCAATAAAAAATAATTCTTTTGCATGTTTTGGTCAAGCTTCTGTTAATAATTTAGCATTTGATGCACCATATATATACCCAAGTACAGTATATAAAATTAATAACAATAATCTTTTTGTTCAGTTTGGTGAAAACCTTTGTAAAATTAATAATACGTTATATAATTCAACAAATTTCAGAGAAAATCCACAAGGATATTTCTCAAATTCAATAAATAATAATCCAAGATATATAAATAACATAGAGAACCTAAGGATAGATTGTAAATCTCCATTAATAGATAAGTCAGAAATGCCACCAATTGGTCAAATATTTTTCATTCATCCTGGGAATGATATAGATGATAATTTTAGAAATACAGTAAGAGCAGATATTGGTGCATTTGAATATAGACACAATGGTCTTAAAGTGTATTTAGAAGGAACATACAAATCGCTTAATTATCAAAGCACACAATTGATGAATGCTGGACTATTACCAACACAACAACCTTTTTCAAATTTACCATATCTATATACTGAAAGTATAGAACATAGTATACATAATGATAGTATTGTAGATTGGGTGCTTATTGAAGCAAGACCTGAGAATAATCCTTGTTTTGTAAAAGATAGAACTGCCGCAATTCTATTAAACAATGGTTACATTGTTTCTCCTAATGGCAATTGTAATATTGAATTTACTAATTTGGAAGCAGGATATTATTATTTTGTCGTTCGTCATGCAAATCATCAAGATATAATGTCAAAAACTCTAATACAATATCCATTTAATGTTGAATATGATTTTACTTTAAAAAAAGATACTGCCTGTAATTCTAACCTAAAGTTTCTAAGCGAAAAAACCTATTGTATGTTTGCAGGAGACGCAAAACTAGATGGCGAAATTAATATTTTAGACAAAGAATTTATTGCAACAGAATTAGGAGCTTCAAATATTTATTCTTCTAAAGATATTAATTTAGATGGACAAATTACAGAAGAAGATATAGATATTATTGAAAATAATATTATCATCAATTCACAATCTTGTGATTTTACTCTAATCAATGAAACACAAAGTCTATGTGATCCTTGTTCTGATGAATATTTCAATCCTTCACAAATAAATTTTGAAATCTTATCAAGCAATTCTCCCTCAATAAATTATCAGCCAGAAGTAATAGAAACAATCTGTGGAGACCAAGATATTTATTACACAGTATATCCTAGTACAGATTTTCAGATAGTATCATATAATTATGAAACGCCATCAGGTGTTGGCATATCAACTCAAATCTACGAAAATATTAATTTTAAATATATTAGAGTAAATGAACCTGGAAACTATATACTTCATATATCCAACAAATACGGCTGTATTATTGATGTTCCAATTCATGTAAAATATTGCAGTGACATATGTGACAATAATTTTGATGATGATTTTGATGGATTAACAGAGTGTGATGATGATGAATGTTCTGATAATTTAAAACAATGTTGTATTATTGATCCACCTAATATTCCAATTTCATGTTCAAGTGTTAAAAATCTAGTCTGTGGATGTAACAATGTAACATATAAAAATCCATGTATTGCTTCTGCTTTTGTAAAAAACTTTACATATGGTAAATGTCCTAAATATTTTGAAATTAATACAGTCGATGATGTTGTATTCTGTCATAAACAGAAAGATGCAAAAGATGAAAAGAGATACATCTATAATATATTTTGGGATAATAAGTATGAGAAATATACTTCTAAGCTATCAATAAAACCATCAGACAAATATTGTAAACCAAATACTGCCAAAACTTATTCTACAACAATAAGCAATGCATCTAGTATAGTACAAACGTCAGACATCAATGCAGATAAAATTATTTTTGATTTATCAATAGCTGAAAATAATAGTAAAATATACAAAAATGTATATGCAAACTTATGTGTACCCTGTAGAGATTTTCAAAATGGTCAAACCGAAAGCATAAAGCCAAATACAAAATTAGCCAACTCAGAAGTAGAAGATTTTAATGAAAAAATAAAAATATATCCTAATCCTGCAAGTTCATATATTAATATAGATTTTGCCAACGATGAAATTATAAATAATATTAAAGAAATAGAAATATTA carries:
- a CDS encoding M4 family metallopeptidase → MKKESLLFMCCILASQYIFSNQLTKYFNGELNNLTPKTNVKLKIDEFQNILINNIQLDESYKFKIAKDFVDKFGFRHQVYQQYYNDIKINNATYHVHSKEGLFVRGNGYIHNNQLFNVGDTIGIAKAIIKTFDSIPMISKNYNEILNSIAERNINVLPEIYPISESNSVIDYKYCYKISAGQPVNKSFYVDANTSQIIKTESTLMYCGPGIFGEEEGCHTNANAKTVRYGEKEIVTCFDDNLNEYQLHDCKRNYTTINSNYSTSSADYTNFTDIDNNWNQSGEMENELMDAYALDAHFLLSKAVDLFEIYNIHGYDNLQTHFNIFMHRSYYLDPTFFNAYWDTQDNDMSIGDGDGVNANSLSSMDIMAHEYTHGVMTNAIDIPMSGTELLAIHEGLADIYAILSAHNTELDNNWQVGEDIFLESSAYNCIRNIENPSDPTAFNTGPDTYLGNYWDTYVPHQKSLILSHWFYLLVNGGSGTNDFGNEYNIEGTFDEIAAGAFLINTLINQGIGGNTLIDFKNSIIAEAVNEFGNCSEMYKRIIACLYAVGLSNISDGFSAELQNLTLPQSACTLSESESISFELKNNSCTELNAGTIIPIILNINNNVQNVSYTLTQSLNFNETVSIILNVDLSQNGRYFINISLGDPFTTPTFNSQIIGFVKNVREITEPITIDFEGIDMNSILPDQSDYFLINKNVMSNGSIINSGYLSDNALKLERLVSNGTSYNQSWSNYISPTFNYSYISSIDFCVDNTSQNLNLKTMIKSSFVPENQTTAIFKDNTLFSSSLNATNDECNSYRQEIIDLSSTWGQEYGLSIKHKSNVNYTGILIDNIQFYKQYNTDLELNVLNVPTGDIISGTYPINIRLNNIGQTDITSYIVYMSINSTNYEIPLTNLIGAESSIDIEDILNIIGVNYNFETGQTYNIEIGVGVAGDQNLINNLYNLTINVLDCNPYAGTYIVGNVPDATFTTIQQAIDALVACKINGDVQLIIDGNNGDFEEQILIPYIPKIGSQTYKVILNGINNAKVINNQVTGGNKATIKILYSTNIIIKNLEIVHNSNIDTGACVHITKGSINISIDSCSLNNSTNNEYQTGLLIGSFDDYIIYSFNYNNVYCSDCNLKNSTVNVANIGVYISNVNNISSQNASSGVFNSEITAKNIGVHTKKTVNVKIEKSTITASGKVVIVEECYASIINRNILKSNSATDVLYYKNTTDFLASVIFFILNISNNITNNFIIHKSNDVSCNGISIDNSDGIFIHNNSISMNGGTFSKAYYSNYEDGARVSIKNNSFACFGQASVNNLAFDAPYIYPSTVYKINNNNLFVQFGENLCKINNTLYNSTNFRENPQGYFSNSINNNPRYINNIENLRIDCKSPLIDKSEMPPIGQIFFIHPGNDIDDNFRNTVRADIGAFEYRHNGLKVYLEGTYKSLNYQSTQLMNAGLLPTQQPFSNLPYLYTESIEHSIHNDSIVDWVLIEARPENNPCFVKDRTAAILLNNGYIVSPNGNCNIEFTNLEAGYYYFVVRHANHQDIMSKTLIQYPFNVEYDFTLKKDTACNSNLKFLSEKTYCMFAGDAKLDGEINILDKEFIATELGASNIYSSKDINLDGQITEEDIDIIENNIIINSQSCDFTLINETQSLCDPCSDEYFNPSQINFEILSSNSPSINYQPEVIETICGDQDIYYTVYPSTDFQIVSYNYETPSGVGISTQIYENINFKYIRVNEPGNYILHISNKYGCIIDVPIHVKYCSDICDNNFDDDFDGLTECDDDECSDNLKQCCIIDPPNIPISCSSVKNLVCGCNNVTYKNPCIASAFVKNFTYGKCPKYFEINTVDDVVFCHKQKDAKDEKRYIYNIFWDNKYEKYTSKLSIKPSDKYCKPNTAKTYSTTISNASSIVQTSDINADKIIFDLSIAENNSKIYKNVYANLCVPCRDFQNGQTESIKPNTKLANSEVEDFNEKIKIYPNPASSYINIDFANDEIINNIKEIEILDVNGRKVLSENIKSINNIIYTNNIANGIYIINVIDKENFKLFNKKIVVIN